From Erigeron canadensis isolate Cc75 chromosome 8, C_canadensis_v1, whole genome shotgun sequence, one genomic window encodes:
- the LOC122579698 gene encoding uncharacterized protein LOC122579698 isoform X2 yields the protein MNITTLQTYIITSISALQNKLIKRKMGNVFVVLTPLVHGLVKLAGLTPQTIEIEPGTQMNIWVPKEIITKHDGKTVYIPPTKPAVLLLHSFAFDGILTWFLQVLALNKDYSLYVPDFLFFGGSITDKKERSASFQAAFVAKGLEKLKVDKVTLVGLSYGGMVGFKMAKMYPHLVKSMVMSATVIEMTESISLDAYKRLDISSWSELLIPATLEGLKKMFSIGFHKVPWLPDFVYRDILEMIHLLWGDDDKIFDLNHAMTMKRQLGDKTTLEWIKDAGHLVPLEKSSEYNKRLKSVLQRITKDQ from the exons atgaacataacCACACTACAAACATATATCATCACCTCAATTTCAGCTCTCCAAAACAAgctgataaaaagaaaaatggggAATGTATTTGTCGTGCTAACCCCTTTGGTTCACGGTCTCGTAAAACTAGCAGGATTAACACCACAAACCATAGAAATAGAGCCTGGAACCCAGATGAATATCTGGGTTCCAAAagaaattatcacaaaacaTGATGGAAAAACCGTTTACATACCACCCACCAAGCCTGCGGTTTTACTCCTCCATTCTTTTGCATTTGATGGTATTCTTACGTGGTTTTTACAAGTTCTCGCCTTGAACAAGGACTATTCGCTATACGTTCCAGACTTTTTATTCTTTGGTGGCTCAATCACTGATAAAAAAGAAAGGTCAGCTAGTTTTCAAGCTGCATTTGTGGCTAAAGGGTTGGAGAAATTAAAAGTGGATAAAGTCACATTGGTTGGGTTAAGTTATGGAGGGATGGTTGGGTTCAAGATGGCTAAAATGTACCCGCATTTGGTCAAGTCTATGGTGATGTCTGCAACCGTCATCGAGATGACTGAATCCATTAGTCTTGACGCATATAAGCGACTCGATATATCTAGTTGGTCAGAACTTTTAATTCCTGCAACCTTGGAGGGACTGAAGAAGATGTTTTCGATTGGCTTTCATAAAGTTCCATGGCTTCCTGATTTTGTTTATAGGGACATTCTTGAG ATGATACATTTATTGTGGGGTGACGACGACAAGATATTTGATCTCAACCATGCTATGACCATGAAAAG GCAACTCGGTGACAAGACAACATTAGAATGGATAAAGGATGCAGGGCACCTAGTACCATTAGAGAAATCATCCGAATATAACAAACGTCTAAAGAGTGTTCTTCAACGTATCACCAAAGATCAATGA
- the LOC122579698 gene encoding 2-hydroxy-6-oxo-2,4-heptadienoate hydrolase-like isoform X1: MNITTLQTYIITSISALQNKLIKRKMGNVFVVLTPLVHGLVKLAGLTPQTIEIEPGTQMNIWVPKEIITKHDGKTVYIPPTKPAVLLLHSFAFDGILTWFLQVLALNKDYSLYVPDFLFFGGSITDKKERSASFQAAFVAKGLEKLKVDKVTLVGLSYGGMVGFKMAKMYPHLVKSMVMSATVIEMTESISLDAYKRLDISSWSELLIPATLEGLKKMFSIGFHKVPWLPDFVYRDILETMFSNRKEKKELLEELVVSDKDASLDTNYSQMIHLLWGDDDKIFDLNHAMTMKRQLGDKTTLEWIKDAGHLVPLEKSSEYNKRLKSVLQRITKDQ; the protein is encoded by the exons atgaacataacCACACTACAAACATATATCATCACCTCAATTTCAGCTCTCCAAAACAAgctgataaaaagaaaaatggggAATGTATTTGTCGTGCTAACCCCTTTGGTTCACGGTCTCGTAAAACTAGCAGGATTAACACCACAAACCATAGAAATAGAGCCTGGAACCCAGATGAATATCTGGGTTCCAAAagaaattatcacaaaacaTGATGGAAAAACCGTTTACATACCACCCACCAAGCCTGCGGTTTTACTCCTCCATTCTTTTGCATTTGATGGTATTCTTACGTGGTTTTTACAAGTTCTCGCCTTGAACAAGGACTATTCGCTATACGTTCCAGACTTTTTATTCTTTGGTGGCTCAATCACTGATAAAAAAGAAAGGTCAGCTAGTTTTCAAGCTGCATTTGTGGCTAAAGGGTTGGAGAAATTAAAAGTGGATAAAGTCACATTGGTTGGGTTAAGTTATGGAGGGATGGTTGGGTTCAAGATGGCTAAAATGTACCCGCATTTGGTCAAGTCTATGGTGATGTCTGCAACCGTCATCGAGATGACTGAATCCATTAGTCTTGACGCATATAAGCGACTCGATATATCTAGTTGGTCAGAACTTTTAATTCCTGCAACCTTGGAGGGACTGAAGAAGATGTTTTCGATTGGCTTTCATAAAGTTCCATGGCTTCCTGATTTTGTTTATAGGGACATTCTTGAG ACCATGTTCTCTAACCGAAAAGAGAAGAAAGAACTATTGGAAGAATTGGTTGTTAGTGACAAAGATGCAAGCTTGGATACAAACTACTCTCAG ATGATACATTTATTGTGGGGTGACGACGACAAGATATTTGATCTCAACCATGCTATGACCATGAAAAG GCAACTCGGTGACAAGACAACATTAGAATGGATAAAGGATGCAGGGCACCTAGTACCATTAGAGAAATCATCCGAATATAACAAACGTCTAAAGAGTGTTCTTCAACGTATCACCAAAGATCAATGA